The following coding sequences lie in one Mucilaginibacter sp. KACC 22773 genomic window:
- the atpF gene encoding F0F1 ATP synthase subunit B, producing the protein MDLVTPALGLVFWTTISFGILLFILGKFAWKPILGALSDRERFIEDSLQKAEAAKEEMSRLTNENESLLKQARAERDQILSDARKVKDQMIVDAKELAHKEGTRMIELARVEINNQKAIAMADVKNQVATLSLQIAEKVLRKQFEDQQKQDELVSQLLKEVKL; encoded by the coding sequence ATGGATTTAGTTACTCCCGCATTAGGCTTAGTTTTCTGGACAACGATATCATTTGGGATACTGTTGTTTATATTAGGAAAATTTGCCTGGAAACCAATCTTGGGCGCGTTAAGCGATCGTGAACGTTTTATTGAAGATTCGCTTCAGAAAGCCGAAGCTGCCAAAGAAGAAATGTCCCGTTTAACTAACGAGAATGAATCGTTACTAAAACAAGCCCGTGCCGAGCGCGATCAGATCCTTTCTGATGCCCGCAAGGTTAAAGACCAGATGATTGTTGATGCTAAAGAACTGGCACACAAAGAAGGTACGCGCATGATTGAGCTTGCCCGTGTTGAAATTAACAATCAGAAAGCCATAGCCATGGCCGATGTTAAAAACCAGGTAGCCACCCTGTCGCTACAAATTGCCGAGAAAGTGTTGCGCAAGCAATTTGAAGATCAGCAAAAACAAGACGAGCTTGTAAGCCAGTTATTAAAAGAAGTTAAATTATAA
- the atpE gene encoding ATP synthase F0 subunit C, with translation MIGTIAQAAATGVVSLQKLGAIGAGLAVIGAGIGIGQIGGKAVEGIARQPEAASKIQTNMIIAAALVEGVALFAVVVALL, from the coding sequence ATGATTGGAACAATTGCTCAAGCTGCTGCAACAGGTGTTGTTAGCCTTCAAAAACTTGGTGCAATTGGCGCAGGTTTAGCTGTAATTGGCGCAGGTATCGGTATCGGACAAATCGGTGGTAAAGCCGTTGAAGGTATCGCCCGTCAGCCAGAAGCTGCCTCAAAAATTCAAACTAACATGATCATCGCTGCAGCCCTTGTTGAAGGTGTTGCTTTGTTTGCCGTGGTAGTAGCTTTGCTCTAA
- the atpB gene encoding F0F1 ATP synthase subunit A: protein MNSKIFKTFLISALFLMLGVMPTLSFSQENAKKEESKPFDPKEVVFEHIGDSHFWPVSIPLMGEHFISLPVILYTDKGLEIFLSGSLLKEEGKEEGPVYKGTHYNYKLEGNKIVAVNEAGEVDKAAKVYDFSITRNVASMWMGMIILLIVFFAVTSGYKKNVGKAPKGIQALLEPVILFVRDDVAIPNIGIKHGRYMPLLLTIFFFILINNLLGLVPFFPGGFNLTGNIAVTMVLSVIVLIVINFSGNKYYWKHIFTPDIPFWLYPIMVPVELIGIISKPFALMIRLFANITAGHIIVLSLISLIFIFKTAWMSTVSVPFVVFMDMIELLVAFLQAFIFTMLTSLFIGMAVEEHHH, encoded by the coding sequence TTGAACTCAAAAATATTTAAAACATTCCTGATTTCCGCGCTTTTTTTGATGTTAGGTGTAATGCCTACACTATCATTCTCGCAAGAAAATGCTAAAAAAGAAGAGTCAAAACCTTTCGATCCGAAAGAAGTAGTATTTGAACATATCGGCGATTCGCATTTCTGGCCAGTATCAATTCCGTTGATGGGCGAGCACTTTATTTCGTTGCCTGTAATATTGTATACCGATAAAGGGCTGGAAATTTTCTTGTCGGGTTCCTTATTAAAGGAAGAGGGTAAAGAAGAAGGTCCGGTTTATAAAGGTACGCACTATAACTATAAACTTGAAGGCAACAAAATAGTTGCTGTAAACGAAGCCGGCGAGGTGGATAAAGCTGCCAAAGTTTACGATTTTTCAATCACCCGTAACGTAGCCAGTATGTGGATGGGGATGATTATTTTGTTAATTGTTTTCTTCGCTGTTACATCGGGTTATAAGAAAAATGTTGGTAAAGCGCCAAAAGGTATCCAGGCGTTATTGGAGCCGGTTATCCTTTTTGTACGCGATGACGTGGCTATTCCTAATATAGGTATTAAGCACGGAAGGTACATGCCTTTATTGCTTACTATATTCTTCTTTATATTGATCAATAACCTGTTGGGCCTGGTTCCATTTTTTCCGGGAGGTTTTAACTTAACGGGTAATATAGCAGTAACTATGGTGTTATCGGTAATTGTGCTTATCGTTATTAACTTTAGCGGTAACAAATACTACTGGAAACACATTTTTACACCTGATATCCCTTTTTGGTTATACCCTATCATGGTTCCGGTTGAGCTTATTGGTATCATATCTAAGCCTTTCGCGTTAATGATCCGTTTGTTTGCAAATATTACTGCGGGCCACATTATCGTATTAAGCTTAATATCATTGATCTTTATCTTTAAAACCGCATGGATGTCAACAGTTTCTGTCCCGTTTGTGGTGTTTATGGATATGATAGAATTGCTTGTGGCATTTTTACAGGCGTTTATTTTTACGATGCTTACATCCCTGTTTATAGGTATGGCTGTTGAAGAGCATCACCATTAA
- the atpA gene encoding F0F1 ATP synthase subunit alpha, producing MVEVRPDEVSAILRQQLAGFKSESELEEVGTVLQVGDGIARVYGLTKVQSGELVEFGTGLQGIVLNLEEDNVGVVLLGKSDDIKEGDTVKRTNRIASINVGEGMLGRVVDTLGNPIDGKGPIVGQTYEMPLERKAPGVIYRQPVTEPLQTGIKAIDAMIPIGRGQRELVIGDRQTGKTAVCIDTIINQKEFYDAGKPVICIYVACGQKASTVANIVRTLEENGAMPFSIVVAANASDSATMQFFAPFAGAAIGEYFRDTGRPALIIYDDLSKQAVAYREVSLLLRRPPGREAYPGDVFYLHSRLLERAAKINSNDSIAQQMNDLPESIRGIVKGGGSLTALPIIETQAGDVSAYIPTNVISITDGQIFLESNLFNAGIRPAINVGISVSRVGGNAQIKSMKKVAGTLKLDQAQFRELEAFSKFGSDLDASTKSVLDKGVRNVEVLKQGQFSPVTVEKQVAIIYLGTKNLMRNVPVKDIRKFELEFTSQLEERHPEVLAALKAGKFDDQITGVLETVAKELAGKY from the coding sequence ATGGTAGAGGTAAGACCAGACGAAGTATCGGCAATTTTGCGTCAGCAATTGGCAGGCTTCAAGTCAGAATCTGAATTAGAAGAAGTGGGTACCGTACTCCAGGTGGGTGACGGTATTGCACGCGTTTATGGATTAACAAAAGTACAATCAGGTGAGCTTGTTGAATTTGGAACAGGTTTACAGGGTATCGTACTTAACCTTGAAGAAGATAACGTGGGTGTGGTATTGTTGGGTAAATCTGACGATATTAAAGAAGGTGATACCGTTAAACGTACCAACCGTATTGCATCAATAAACGTAGGCGAAGGCATGCTTGGCCGTGTTGTTGATACTTTAGGTAACCCAATTGATGGTAAAGGACCGATTGTTGGCCAAACTTACGAAATGCCTTTGGAGCGTAAAGCGCCAGGCGTTATCTACCGTCAGCCGGTTACCGAGCCTTTGCAAACTGGTATTAAAGCTATCGATGCGATGATCCCTATCGGCCGTGGCCAGCGTGAGTTGGTTATCGGTGACCGCCAAACTGGTAAAACTGCGGTTTGTATCGATACCATCATCAACCAAAAAGAATTTTATGATGCCGGCAAGCCGGTTATCTGTATATATGTTGCCTGCGGTCAAAAAGCATCAACAGTAGCAAACATTGTTCGCACATTGGAAGAAAATGGTGCTATGCCATTCTCTATCGTAGTTGCTGCAAATGCTTCCGACTCTGCTACCATGCAGTTCTTTGCCCCATTCGCGGGTGCTGCTATTGGCGAGTACTTCCGTGATACTGGTCGCCCTGCATTGATCATCTATGATGATTTATCAAAACAGGCAGTAGCTTACCGTGAGGTGTCGTTGTTATTACGTCGTCCACCGGGCCGTGAGGCTTATCCGGGTGACGTGTTTTACCTGCACAGCCGTTTATTGGAGCGGGCCGCTAAAATCAACTCCAATGATTCTATCGCGCAGCAAATGAACGATCTTCCGGAGTCTATCCGTGGAATCGTAAAAGGTGGTGGTTCGTTAACCGCGTTACCTATTATCGAGACACAGGCTGGCGACGTATCTGCATACATCCCAACCAACGTAATTTCGATTACCGATGGTCAGATTTTCCTGGAGTCTAACTTATTCAACGCTGGTATCCGTCCGGCCATCAACGTGGGTATCTCGGTGTCACGTGTAGGTGGTAACGCGCAGATCAAATCGATGAAGAAAGTGGCTGGTACTTTAAAGCTTGACCAGGCTCAGTTCCGCGAATTAGAGGCCTTCTCTAAATTCGGATCAGACCTTGATGCTTCAACAAAATCGGTGTTGGATAAAGGTGTTCGTAACGTAGAAGTATTGAAGCAAGGACAATTTTCGCCGGTGACAGTTGAAAAACAAGTAGCTATCATTTACTTAGGTACCAAAAACCTGATGCGTAATGTACCGGTAAAAGATATCAGGAAATTTGAATTGGAGTTCACCAGTCAGTTAGAAGAGCGTCATCCGGAAGTATTAGCTGCCCTTAAAGCAGGTAAATTCGACGATCAGATAACAGGGGTACTGGAAACAGTAGCTAAAGAACTGGCAGGAAAGTACTAA
- the atpG gene encoding ATP synthase F1 subunit gamma, which translates to MANLKEVRNRIKSVTSTQQITKAMKMVSAAKLKRATNAIVQLRPYANKLKDLLANLSESLEDGASPYLQEREPVRVLVVVVSSNRGLAGAFNANVIKTANNLIAEKYSKQLAAGNVSIVAIGKKGQEFYERRKYNVIGNNNDLFLDLNFENASKITESIMEGFVNGKYDRVELVYNHFRNAAVQFLIAEQLLPVPKPEKKEAIKAANVDYILEPSQREIVEQLIPKNIKIQLYRAVLDSNASEHGARMTAMDKATENAGELLKALKLSYNQARQAAITTELTEIVSGAAALAG; encoded by the coding sequence ATGGCTAATTTAAAAGAAGTAAGAAACAGGATAAAGTCTGTAACGTCGACCCAGCAGATCACCAAGGCCATGAAAATGGTTTCGGCAGCTAAGCTGAAACGTGCTACAAACGCTATTGTTCAATTGCGCCCATACGCCAATAAGCTAAAAGACCTTTTAGCAAACTTATCTGAAAGTTTGGAGGATGGCGCATCACCATATCTACAGGAGCGTGAGCCCGTACGTGTATTGGTGGTTGTAGTATCATCAAACCGCGGTTTGGCAGGTGCTTTTAATGCCAACGTTATTAAAACGGCCAACAACCTTATTGCCGAAAAATACAGCAAGCAACTGGCAGCCGGCAACGTTTCGATAGTAGCGATTGGTAAAAAAGGGCAGGAGTTTTACGAGAGGCGGAAATATAACGTAATTGGCAACAATAACGACCTGTTCCTTGACCTTAACTTCGAGAATGCTTCAAAAATTACTGAAAGCATTATGGAAGGTTTTGTGAATGGCAAATATGATAGGGTGGAGTTGGTATATAACCATTTCCGTAATGCTGCTGTACAGTTTTTAATTGCAGAGCAGTTATTACCGGTTCCGAAACCCGAGAAAAAAGAGGCTATAAAGGCCGCCAATGTTGATTACATCCTGGAGCCAAGTCAACGGGAAATTGTAGAGCAGCTGATTCCTAAAAACATTAAAATCCAGTTATACCGTGCGGTATTAGATTCAAATGCATCTGAACATGGCGCCCGTATGACAGCTATGGACAAAGCAACCGAAAACGCCGGCGAATTGCTGAAAGCTTTAAAACTTTCATATAACCAGGCCCGCCAGGCGGCTATTACTACCGAGCTTACCGAAATTGTAAGCGGCGCCGCAGCACTGGCCGGATAA
- the atpH gene encoding ATP synthase F1 subunit delta, whose amino-acid sequence MSELTVGTRYAKSLIDLAQEQNSVDVIKADMDLFIHTLKASPELKAVLSNPIIAHSKKTKILDAVFLGKVNKVTIAFFKLMVDKGRGEVLYTTAHEYINQFNIKKHITKAKVTSATELSAANKAVLTAEVQKAVGGTVILDAHVDPSLIGGFVLTVGDRQVDTSIAASLKKLKKEFALKVIQ is encoded by the coding sequence ATGTCAGAATTAACGGTAGGAACCAGGTACGCTAAATCCCTTATTGATCTTGCACAGGAACAAAACAGTGTTGACGTGATTAAGGCTGATATGGATCTTTTTATCCATACCTTAAAGGCAAGCCCGGAGCTTAAAGCGGTTTTGAGCAACCCGATCATCGCCCACAGCAAAAAAACCAAAATACTTGATGCCGTATTTTTAGGTAAAGTGAATAAGGTTACCATCGCGTTTTTTAAACTGATGGTTGATAAAGGCCGTGGCGAGGTTTTATATACAACTGCGCATGAGTATATAAACCAGTTTAACATTAAAAAGCACATCACTAAAGCTAAGGTTACATCGGCTACCGAATTATCGGCTGCTAACAAAGCCGTGCTTACCGCTGAAGTGCAAAAAGCTGTTGGTGGTACCGTAATACTGGATGCACATGTTGATCCGTCGCTGATTGGTGGTTTTGTATTAACCGTTGGCGACAGGCAGGTTGATACCAGCATTGCAGCAAGCTTGAAAAAATTAAAAAAAGAATTTGCCCTGAAGGTGATTCAATAA
- a CDS encoding AtpZ/AtpI family protein, whose protein sequence is MAQNEKGDDKDNAGKEVNSYAKFSGVAFQMIAVIGVFAFAGYKIDQAGNHQTKWATAALSLVGVFISLYIVIRSVKS, encoded by the coding sequence ATGGCCCAAAACGAAAAAGGTGACGATAAGGATAACGCTGGTAAGGAAGTAAACAGCTATGCCAAATTTAGCGGTGTGGCTTTCCAGATGATAGCCGTTATTGGCGTGTTTGCCTTTGCCGGTTACAAAATAGACCAGGCCGGTAACCACCAAACCAAATGGGCCACGGCCGCTTTATCGCTTGTTGGCGTATTTATTTCATTGTACATTGTTATCAGATCCGTAAAGAGTTGA